The following are from one region of the Nocardioides marmotae genome:
- the tsaE gene encoding tRNA (adenosine(37)-N6)-threonylcarbamoyltransferase complex ATPase subunit type 1 TsaE, whose protein sequence is MSEVQVVRVGPEAAAQVLAVVQEAFAARPPLDPPADALSETEESIARLLAPYGGLLACLDGDPVGALVLDPVGSTVYLRRFGVVPSAQGHGIAGRLIDAVVDHAEGYDDVTVVAREELPRTIRFWERQGFREIARRSPLVEMRRPLRTAVFQAPTPDAMHALGRSLAGQLAPGDLIVLSGELGAGKTTLTQGIGAGLGVRGQVTSPTFVIARVHPSLVGGPDLVHVDAYRLGGLEELDDLDLDTDLDTAVTVVEWGEGLAEGLTESRLEVRIVRAEADDAPDVTHPTADPTADPTADPAAVPDELDPRRVEITPVGPRWHALSFRGLG, encoded by the coding sequence GTGAGCGAGGTCCAGGTCGTCCGGGTGGGTCCGGAGGCGGCGGCTCAGGTGCTGGCGGTGGTGCAGGAGGCGTTCGCCGCCCGCCCGCCGCTCGACCCGCCGGCCGACGCGCTGAGCGAGACCGAGGAGTCCATCGCCCGGCTGCTCGCGCCGTACGGCGGGCTGCTGGCCTGCCTCGACGGGGACCCGGTCGGCGCGCTCGTGCTCGACCCGGTCGGCAGCACCGTCTACCTCCGCCGCTTCGGCGTCGTCCCCTCCGCCCAGGGCCACGGCATCGCCGGGAGGCTCATCGACGCGGTCGTCGACCACGCCGAGGGGTACGACGACGTGACCGTCGTGGCCCGCGAGGAGCTGCCGCGCACGATCCGCTTCTGGGAGCGCCAGGGCTTCCGGGAGATCGCTCGCCGCTCGCCGCTGGTCGAGATGCGCCGCCCGCTGCGCACCGCGGTCTTCCAGGCGCCCACCCCCGACGCGATGCACGCGCTGGGCCGCTCGCTGGCCGGCCAGCTCGCCCCCGGTGACCTGATCGTGCTCAGCGGCGAGCTCGGCGCCGGCAAGACCACGCTGACCCAGGGCATCGGCGCCGGCCTCGGCGTCCGCGGCCAGGTCACCTCGCCGACCTTCGTCATCGCCCGCGTGCACCCCTCGCTGGTCGGCGGACCCGACCTCGTCCACGTCGACGCCTACCGGCTCGGCGGGTTGGAGGAGCTCGACGACCTCGACCTCGACACCGACCTGGACACCGCGGTCACCGTGGTCGAGTGGGGCGAGGGGCTCGCCGAAGGCCTCACCGAGTCGCGGCTGGAGGTGCGGATCGTCCGCGCCGAGGCCGACGACGCCCCCGACGTCACCCACCCGACCGCCGACCCCACCGCCGACCCCACCGCCGACCCCGCAGCGGTGCCCGACGAGCTCGACCCGCGCCGGGTCGAGATCACCCCGGTGGGCCCCCGCTGGCACGCCCTCTCCTTCCGAGGACTCGGATGA
- a CDS encoding GNAT family N-acetyltransferase has product MREVAVGELAATSAVPFVRHAVGPATYDAAWVRGAAVLVHSAHHTVGLGPADDLGPLMAELVARLRPARLSVEEAAYDAVPAAWAYPVRGRWHWMRATEPAPPPTVPLEQVTDAAAIDAVLDVAQPDTFGRPGTPGIEGWLGVRVAGRLVGVGAVRRDPDGSGHLRAVSVLPGETGRGLGLALSAGLTRWAMDRPPHVATLGVYTDNAPALRIYERLGYRVEHTLCSGPLSSPS; this is encoded by the coding sequence GTGCGCGAGGTGGCCGTCGGGGAGCTGGCAGCCACGAGCGCGGTGCCGTTCGTGCGGCACGCCGTCGGCCCTGCGACGTACGACGCGGCGTGGGTGCGCGGCGCGGCGGTGCTGGTCCACAGCGCGCACCACACGGTCGGGCTCGGCCCGGCCGACGACCTCGGCCCGCTGATGGCGGAGCTGGTCGCGCGCCTCCGGCCGGCGCGGCTGAGCGTCGAGGAGGCGGCGTACGACGCCGTGCCGGCGGCCTGGGCCTACCCGGTGCGCGGGCGCTGGCACTGGATGCGGGCCACCGAGCCCGCTCCCCCGCCAACGGTCCCGCTGGAGCAGGTCACCGACGCGGCGGCGATCGACGCGGTGCTCGACGTCGCGCAGCCCGACACGTTCGGCCGGCCGGGCACGCCGGGCATCGAGGGCTGGCTCGGCGTGCGGGTGGCCGGGCGGCTCGTCGGCGTGGGCGCCGTGCGGCGCGACCCGGACGGCAGCGGGCACCTGCGCGCGGTCTCGGTGCTGCCCGGGGAGACCGGCCGCGGCCTGGGCCTCGCCCTGTCGGCGGGGCTGACCCGGTGGGCGATGGACCGCCCGCCGCACGTCGCGACGCTGGGGGTCTACACCGACAACGCGCCGGCGCTGCGGATCTATGAGCGGCTCGGCTACCGGGTGGAGCACACCCTCTGCTCCGGGCCGCTCAGCAGCCCTTCCTGA
- a CDS encoding alpha/beta fold hydrolase, which produces MSGARRLTGAVLGAAGLAAAGAAVGVTHRRRALTRRPGPGRADHPEVPLGSLRATPLTVVADDGVPLHVEVDEPAEPSDLTVVLVHGFALSLDCWHYQRLHLRRAGVRTVLYDQRSHGRSGRSEMQHATIEQLGHDLARIIDEVAPDGPVVVVGHSMGGMTVVALAEEHPELFGERVVGVGLVSTTAGGLDVGRLLLPVVPAKIGLPLARRTVATLARRPAAVDRIRRLGKSVAMVATDLFAFGDDVPAAYVEFTDAMLSGTPYEVVAGFFPALGGLDKFHAVEVIGRVPTTVLCGTADRVTSIGHSRKLHSRIAGSRLVEVEGAGHMVVLERHEQVDAELDRLLAAVREERVAR; this is translated from the coding sequence GGGTCACCCACCGCCGGCGCGCTCTCACGCGACGGCCCGGGCCGGGGCGGGCCGACCACCCCGAGGTGCCGCTGGGCTCGCTGCGCGCGACCCCGCTGACGGTCGTCGCCGACGACGGCGTGCCCCTGCACGTGGAGGTCGACGAGCCCGCCGAGCCCAGCGACCTCACGGTCGTCCTGGTCCACGGCTTCGCGCTCTCCCTGGACTGCTGGCACTACCAGCGGCTGCACCTGCGCCGCGCGGGCGTCCGCACCGTCCTCTATGACCAGCGCTCCCACGGCCGCTCGGGCCGCTCGGAGATGCAGCACGCGACCATCGAGCAGCTCGGCCACGACCTCGCGCGCATCATCGACGAGGTCGCCCCCGACGGGCCGGTCGTCGTGGTCGGCCACTCCATGGGCGGGATGACCGTCGTGGCGCTGGCCGAGGAGCACCCCGAGCTGTTCGGCGAGCGGGTCGTCGGCGTCGGCCTGGTCAGCACCACCGCCGGCGGGCTCGACGTGGGCCGCCTGCTGCTGCCGGTCGTGCCGGCCAAGATCGGCCTGCCGCTGGCCCGGCGCACGGTGGCGACGCTCGCGCGCCGGCCCGCCGCGGTCGACCGGATCCGCCGGCTGGGGAAGTCGGTGGCGATGGTCGCCACCGACCTGTTCGCGTTCGGCGACGACGTCCCGGCGGCGTACGTCGAGTTCACCGACGCGATGCTGTCGGGCACGCCGTACGAGGTGGTGGCCGGGTTCTTCCCGGCCCTGGGCGGCCTCGACAAGTTCCACGCGGTGGAGGTGATCGGCCGGGTGCCCACGACGGTGCTGTGCGGCACCGCCGACCGGGTGACCTCCATCGGGCACAGCCGCAAGCTGCACTCCCGGATCGCCGGGTCCCGGCTGGTCGAGGTCGAGGGGGCCGGGCACATGGTGGTGCTGGAGCGGCACGAGCAGGTCGACGCCGAGCTCGACCGGCTGCTGGCCGCGGTACGTGAGGAGAGGGTGGCTCGGTGA
- the tsaB gene encoding tRNA (adenosine(37)-N6)-threonylcarbamoyltransferase complex dimerization subunit type 1 TsaB: MTLLLALDTATPYVTVALHDGEDVVAELVSERAMKHGEQLAPLIAEALAQAGAVRQDLTAVAAGVGPGPFTGLRVGLVTARTLGFVLEVPVYGVCSLDVLAAEAAAGGIGTGFHVATDARRKEVYLAAYDADGARLDGPVVERPAVVATDGPVVGEGAVLYPEAFPDARGPVRPSAGWLARVVTEERAELLDPEPLYLRRPDAALPGKPKPVS; encoded by the coding sequence ATGACCCTGCTGCTCGCCCTGGACACCGCCACCCCCTACGTCACCGTCGCGCTCCACGACGGCGAGGACGTCGTCGCCGAGCTCGTCTCCGAGCGCGCGATGAAGCACGGCGAGCAGCTCGCCCCGCTCATCGCCGAGGCGCTCGCGCAGGCCGGCGCGGTCCGCCAGGACCTCACCGCCGTCGCGGCCGGCGTCGGCCCCGGCCCGTTCACCGGGCTGCGCGTCGGGCTGGTCACTGCGCGGACCCTCGGGTTCGTGCTGGAGGTCCCGGTCTACGGCGTGTGCTCGCTCGACGTGCTCGCCGCCGAGGCCGCGGCCGGCGGGATCGGCACCGGCTTCCACGTGGCCACCGACGCCCGCCGCAAGGAGGTCTACCTGGCGGCGTACGACGCCGACGGCGCGCGCCTGGACGGGCCGGTCGTCGAGCGCCCCGCCGTGGTGGCCACCGACGGCCCGGTCGTCGGCGAGGGCGCGGTGCTCTACCCCGAGGCGTTCCCCGACGCCCGCGGCCCCGTGCGCCCGAGCGCCGGGTGGCTGGCGCGGGTGGTGACCGAGGAGCGCGCCGAGCTGCTCGACCCCGAGCCGCTCTACCTGCGGCGCCCCGACGCCGCGCTGCCCGGCAAGCCCAAGCCGGTCTCGTGA
- a CDS encoding GNAT family N-acetyltransferase — translation MSVRAAGPEDLDAVAALEEECLGADAWSRGLIAAGLAGEVPTVVYLVAEAEAEVEAGGAGGAGGVVGHAVASIVADVAELQRIAVTPAARRGGHATDLLEEVVARSRAGGAERLLLEVREDNAGALAFYAARGFVEVDRRRRYYRDGATAVVLRLPLRKGC, via the coding sequence GTGAGCGTCCGCGCCGCGGGGCCCGAGGACCTCGACGCGGTCGCCGCGCTGGAGGAGGAGTGCCTCGGCGCCGACGCCTGGTCGCGCGGGCTGATCGCCGCCGGGCTGGCCGGGGAGGTGCCGACCGTGGTCTACCTCGTCGCCGAGGCCGAGGCCGAGGTCGAGGCCGGCGGCGCGGGCGGCGCGGGCGGAGTGGTCGGCCACGCGGTGGCCAGCATCGTCGCCGACGTCGCCGAGCTCCAGCGGATCGCGGTCACCCCGGCCGCCCGGCGCGGCGGCCACGCCACCGACCTGCTCGAGGAGGTGGTGGCCCGGTCGCGGGCGGGCGGCGCCGAGCGGCTGCTGCTCGAGGTGCGCGAGGACAACGCGGGCGCGCTGGCCTTCTACGCCGCCCGCGGGTTCGTCGAGGTCGACCGCCGGCGGCGCTACTACCGCGACGGCGCGACCGCGGTGGTGCTGCGCCTCCCGCTCAGGAAGGGCTGCTGA